Proteins encoded within one genomic window of Macaca thibetana thibetana isolate TM-01 chromosome 3, ASM2454274v1, whole genome shotgun sequence:
- the UPK3B gene encoding uroplakin-3b, which yields MGLPRGQPLLGLHMLLMALNCLRPSLSLELVPYTPQITAWDLEGKVTATTFSLEQPRCVFDGHASASDTVWLVVAFSNASRSFQNPETLADIPASPQLLTDGHYMTLPLSLDRLPCDDPMVGSGGAPVLRVGHDHGCHQRPFCNAPLPGPGPYRVKFLLMDARGSPRVETKWSDPITLHQGKTPGSIDTWPGRRSGSMIIITSILSSLTGLLLLAFLAASTARFSSLWWPEEAPEQLRIGSFMGKRYMTHHIPPSEAATLPVGCEPGQDPLPSLSP from the exons ATGGGTCTCCCCCGGGGGCAGCCTCTCCTAGGGCTGCACATGCTCCTCATGGCACTGAACTGTCTCCGGCCCAGCCTGAGCCTGG AGCTGGTGCCCTACACGCCGCAGATAACAGCCTGGGACCTGGAAGGGAAGGTCACAGCCACCACCTTCTCCCTGGAGCAGCCGCGCTGTGTCTTCGACGGGCATGCCAGCGCCAGCGACACCGTCTGGCTCGTGGTGGCCTTCAGCAATG CCTCCAGGAGCTTCCAGAACCCAGAGACACTGGCTGACATCCCGGCCTCCCCACAGCTGCTGACCGATGGCCACTACATGACCCTGCCCCTGTCTCTGGACCGGCTGCCCTGTGACGACCCCATGGTGGGCAGCGGAGGTGCCCCCGTGCTGCGGGTGGGCCATGACCACGGTTGCCATCAGCGGCCCTTCTGCAACGCGCCCCTCCCTGGCCCTGGACCCTATCG CGTGAAGTTCCTCCTGATGGACGCCAGGGGCTCACCCAGGGTCGAGACCAAGTGGTCAGACCCCATCACTCTCCACCAAG GGAAGACCCCCGGATCCATCGATACCTGGCCAGGGCGGCGAAGTGGCAGCATGATCATCATTACCTCCATCCTCTCTTCTCTGACCGGCCTCCTGCTCTTGGCCTTCTTGGCAGCCTCTACCGCACGCTT CTCCAGCCTGTGGTGGCCGGAGGAGGCCCCGGAGCAGCTGCGGATCGGCTCCTTCATGGGGAAGCGCTACATGACCCACCACATCCCGCCCAGCGAGGCTGCCACACTGCCAGTGGGCTGCGAGCCTGGCCAGGaccctctccccagcctcagcccctaG
- the UPK3BL2 gene encoding uroplakin-3b-like protein 2 has translation MDNSWRLGPAMGLSAGQSQLLMSLLLLLTHVQPGTGIAAPEHINYVPQLSNDTLAGRLTQSTFTLEQPLGQFHSHNISDSDTIWLVVALSNATQSFTAPRSNQDVPAPANFSQRGYYLTLRANRGLYLGGQARGQLRVLRVGNDTHCQPTKIGCNHPLPGPGPYRVKFLVMNDEGPVAETKWSSDTRLQQAQALQAVPGPQSPGTVVIIAILSILLAVLLTALLAVLIYTCFNSCRSTSLSGPEERGSVRRYTTHHTFSTPAEGAS, from the exons ATGGACAACAGCTGGAGGCTTGGCCCGGCCATGGGGCTCTCTGCGGGACAGTCCCAGCTGCTAATGTCGTTGTTGCTGCTACTGACCCATGTCCAGCCTGGGACAGGCATAG CTGCCCCAGAGCACATCAACTATGTGCCCCAGCTCTCAAACGACACCCTGGCGGGGAGGCTCACCCAGTCCACCTTCACGCTGGAGCAGCCTCTGGGCCAGTTCCACAGCCACAACATCTCTGACTCGGATACCATCTGGCTGGTGGTGgccctcagcaatg CCACCCAGAGCTTCACGGCCCCACGGTCAAACCAGGACGTCCCGGCTCCTGCCAACTTCTCCCAGAGGGGCTACTATCTCACACTGAGGGCCAACCGGGGGCTGTACCTGGGTGGCCAGGCCAGAGGCCAGCTCCGTGTCCTCCGCGTCGGCAATGATACCCACTGCCAACCAACAAAAATTGGCTGCAACCATCCCCTCCCGGGACCTGGCCCCTACAG GGTGAAGTTCCTGGTGATGAATGACGAAGGACCCGTGGCTGAGACAAAGTGGTCCAGCGACACTCGCCTGCAGCAAG CCCAGGCACTTCAGGCTGTCCCCGGCCCCCAGAGCCCAGGCACCGTGGTCATCATTGCCATCCTGTCTATCCTCCTGGCAGTCCTCCTTACAGCCCTCCTGGCTGTGCTCATATACACCTG CTTCAACAGCTGCAGGAGCACTTCGCTATCAGGCCCAGAGGAGAGAGGGAGTGTGAGAAGATACACCACGCACCACACGTTCAGCACTCCTGCTGAGGGGGCTTCCTGA